In one Sphingobium sp. MI1205 genomic region, the following are encoded:
- the rnhA gene encoding ribonuclease HI, which translates to MADLPQVEIFTDGACKGNPGPGGWGAVLRFGDKEKEISGGEAMTTNNRMEMMAAVEALNALTRPCRVTVYTDSKYVMDGITKWVFGWQKNGWKTADRKPVKNSDIWQALLAAAARHQVSWQWVKGHAGHPENERADQLACAAAESFRA; encoded by the coding sequence GTGGCCGATTTACCCCAAGTCGAAATCTTCACGGACGGTGCGTGCAAGGGAAATCCCGGCCCCGGCGGCTGGGGAGCCGTGCTGCGCTTTGGCGACAAGGAGAAGGAAATCTCCGGCGGCGAGGCGATGACGACGAACAATCGCATGGAAATGATGGCGGCGGTCGAGGCGCTGAACGCCCTCACCCGCCCATGCAGGGTGACAGTCTATACCGACAGCAAATATGTCATGGACGGCATCACCAAATGGGTGTTCGGCTGGCAGAAAAATGGCTGGAAAACCGCTGATCGAAAACCGGTGAAGAATAGCGACATATGGCAGGCGCTACTTGCGGCCGCCGCGCGCCATCAGGTGAGCTGGCAATGGGTAAAGGGCCATGCGGGCCACCCGGAGAATGAGCGCGCCGACCAACTGGCCTGCGCGGCTGCCGAAAGCTTCCGGGCCTAG
- a CDS encoding UrcA family protein — protein MRKSIISGSVLIVSGLFMASSSMAQPPEEIIVTGRYGRVPDNVQSLSHPVSYADLDISTKAGKDELRRRLSLTARFLCDKLGESDSGSPVVPSCRDAAVKDAMARAGTVEEGFAPRGTTWVAGSRWQPPYPADWTTRYP, from the coding sequence ATGAGAAAGTCGATAATATCGGGATCAGTCCTGATTGTCTCGGGACTGTTTATGGCCAGCAGCAGCATGGCCCAGCCGCCGGAAGAAATCATCGTCACCGGGCGGTATGGCAGGGTGCCGGACAATGTGCAGTCGCTGTCCCATCCGGTCAGCTATGCCGATCTCGACATCAGCACCAAAGCCGGCAAGGATGAACTTCGCCGCCGCCTGTCGCTAACCGCCCGTTTCCTTTGCGACAAGCTGGGCGAATCGGACAGCGGATCGCCGGTCGTTCCCTCCTGTCGCGACGCCGCGGTGAAGGACGCGATGGCCCGGGCCGGAACGGTCGAGGAAGGCTTTGCGCCGCGGGGCACAACCTGGGTCGCGGGCAGTCGCTGGCAGCCACCCTATCCGGCTGACTGGACGACCCGATATCCTTGA
- a CDS encoding NAD(P)/FAD-dependent oxidoreductase, translating into MSRFDIVIIGGGIAGASLGAELAADASVLILEREDSAGYHATGRSVAFWEETYGGRAVQPLTTASGPLLRSPAPDFSSRSFLSPRRTLHIGRSGDEEARDRLAQEFSGRVELHRVDPAALLPGLRPQWTLGLLEPAVCDIDVAALHHAYLRQFRARGGKLRLGVSLDRASADSAGWRIQSSEGVIECGILVNAAGAWADDVALRSGVTPIGITPLRRTVVQLRVPTMPGADLPLVMDLRSRFYFKPEGEGRIWLTPHDEEPSPPCDAAPEELAVAEAIARFQHVVDWPIDAVERKWAGLRSFAPDRAPVFGFDACNSGFFWFAGQGGFGIQTAPAAALLGAALLTGNAASEAVAGVDAAAYSPTRFGYE; encoded by the coding sequence ATGAGCCGTTTCGACATCGTCATCATCGGGGGCGGCATCGCCGGGGCGAGCCTGGGCGCGGAACTCGCGGCCGACGCGTCGGTGCTGATCCTGGAAAGAGAGGATAGCGCGGGCTATCACGCCACTGGCCGTTCCGTGGCCTTCTGGGAAGAAACCTATGGCGGCCGCGCGGTCCAGCCGCTGACCACGGCGTCCGGGCCATTGCTCCGTTCGCCAGCACCAGATTTCTCCTCCCGATCCTTTCTGTCGCCGCGCCGCACCCTGCATATCGGACGCTCGGGTGACGAAGAGGCGCGGGACCGGTTGGCGCAGGAATTTTCCGGGCGTGTCGAACTGCATCGGGTAGATCCTGCCGCGCTGCTGCCGGGACTTCGTCCGCAATGGACCCTCGGATTGCTGGAACCCGCCGTCTGCGACATCGATGTTGCCGCGCTGCATCACGCCTATCTGCGACAGTTTCGCGCCAGAGGCGGAAAGCTGCGGCTTGGCGTCTCGCTCGACAGGGCAAGCGCGGATTCGGCAGGATGGCGGATCCAGAGCAGCGAAGGCGTTATCGAATGCGGTATTCTCGTCAACGCGGCAGGTGCATGGGCTGACGATGTCGCACTACGCAGCGGCGTCACCCCAATCGGCATCACTCCCTTGCGCCGCACCGTGGTGCAACTGCGCGTCCCCACCATGCCGGGCGCTGACCTGCCATTGGTCATGGACCTTCGCTCCCGCTTCTATTTCAAGCCGGAGGGGGAAGGGCGGATATGGTTGACCCCGCATGATGAGGAACCCTCGCCCCCCTGTGACGCCGCGCCGGAGGAACTGGCCGTGGCGGAAGCGATCGCCCGCTTTCAGCATGTGGTGGATTGGCCGATCGACGCAGTGGAACGCAAATGGGCGGGCCTGCGCAGCTTCGCGCCTGACCGCGCGCCGGTGTTCGGGTTCGATGCCTGCAATTCCGGGTTCTTCTGGTTCGCAGGACAGGGCGGTTTCGGTATCCAAACCGCGCCTGCCGCGGCGCTGCTGGGGGCCGCCTTGCTGACCGGAAATGCGGCTTCTGAGGCGGTCGCGGGGGTCGATGCCGCCGCCTATTCGCCCACGCGTTTCGGTTACGAATAA
- a CDS encoding alpha/beta fold hydrolase produces MRPMDSPASVPPAFDRRAWPMNGRLDHWTAPDGWSLRRYRLGDGQRGQLLMLGGRGDMIEKYLEVIAHWAARGWAVTAFDWRGQGGSGRLTDDPMCGHIDDFGQWVADLKAFVADWRAQSTGPHAIVAHSMGGHLLLRALAEGMPPPDVAITVAPMMGVHTAPLPRWLAVAITHAMCALGFESRRAWTQKEDSGRQRAMRQKRLTHDPERYADELWWRDHSRDVALGPPSWRWVAQALQSTRALEQDEALKHIRVPLLILATNVDRLVSTPAIRRMAARIPAARLHVYGAEAAHEILRELDPVRLDALRRIDAFLDEVAPV; encoded by the coding sequence ATGCGCCCCATGGATTCGCCTGCCTCCGTCCCACCGGCCTTTGACCGTCGTGCCTGGCCGATGAACGGGCGGCTCGACCATTGGACCGCGCCCGATGGCTGGTCCCTGCGCCGCTACCGATTGGGGGATGGCCAGCGCGGCCAGTTGCTGATGCTGGGCGGACGCGGCGACATGATCGAGAAATATCTGGAAGTCATTGCCCATTGGGCCGCGCGGGGCTGGGCGGTCACTGCCTTTGACTGGCGCGGCCAGGGCGGGTCGGGCAGGCTGACGGACGACCCGATGTGCGGGCATATCGACGACTTCGGCCAATGGGTCGCGGACCTCAAAGCCTTTGTCGCCGATTGGCGGGCGCAGTCGACCGGCCCCCATGCGATCGTCGCGCACAGCATGGGCGGACATCTGCTGCTGCGCGCCTTGGCGGAAGGCATGCCACCCCCCGACGTCGCCATAACCGTCGCGCCGATGATGGGCGTCCACACCGCGCCCTTGCCCCGCTGGCTGGCCGTGGCGATCACGCATGCAATGTGCGCGCTTGGTTTTGAAAGCCGTCGGGCATGGACGCAGAAGGAGGATTCCGGCCGCCAGCGGGCGATGCGGCAGAAACGGCTGACGCATGACCCCGAACGCTATGCCGACGAACTCTGGTGGCGTGACCATAGCCGTGATGTGGCGCTGGGGCCGCCGAGCTGGCGCTGGGTCGCGCAGGCGCTGCAATCGACCCGCGCGCTGGAACAGGACGAAGCCCTGAAGCACATCCGAGTGCCTCTGCTCATCCTCGCCACGAATGTGGACCGGCTGGTGTCCACGCCCGCCATCCGCAGGATGGCCGCGCGCATTCCCGCCGCGCGCCTGCATGTTTATGGCGCCGAAGCCGCGCACGAAATATTGCGCGAGCTGGACCCCGTGCGGCTGGACGCCTTGCGGCGGATAGACGCATTCCTGGACGAAGTAGCGCCCGTATGA
- a CDS encoding A24 family peptidase: MTGEYFRLALLCALGVLLITASVTDLRSRIISNRLNLGIAALAPLWWMASGLPLWPGMVMQLALGLTVFVLFTTLFAMGCMGGGDVKLLGALALWFPWPAVLSMLVVMALLGGVVTIVTVVHHRMTRTLGQPQIPYGIAISVAALWLIGERYLNHFA, encoded by the coding sequence ATGACGGGGGAATATTTCAGGCTGGCGCTGCTGTGCGCCCTTGGCGTGCTGCTGATCACTGCATCCGTGACGGATCTGCGGTCGCGCATCATCTCCAACCGGCTGAACCTGGGCATCGCTGCCCTGGCCCCGCTGTGGTGGATGGCCAGCGGCCTGCCGCTATGGCCGGGCATGGTGATGCAGCTGGCGCTGGGGCTGACCGTCTTCGTCTTGTTCACCACGCTCTTCGCCATGGGTTGCATGGGCGGCGGCGACGTCAAGCTGCTCGGCGCGCTGGCGCTGTGGTTCCCGTGGCCCGCCGTGCTATCGATGCTGGTGGTGATGGCTCTGCTGGGTGGCGTGGTGACGATCGTCACCGTGGTCCACCATCGCATGACCAGAACGCTGGGGCAGCCGCAAATTCCTTATGGCATCGCAATATCCGTCGCCGCGCTTTGGTTGATTGGCGAACGATATCTTAACCATTTTGCGTAA
- the cpaB gene encoding Flp pilus assembly protein CpaB, with protein MDAKKILLLAGALVIAVTTALLARNMLSSSGAPQANASAMPVEANQPHVLVATKALPVGTILDAESFRFQPWPKDLVEQAYYLQGQADPAKLAGSVVRTAISAGQPMTVGSVIKPGERGFLAAALGPGMRAVTVPVSAQNSVAGFVFPGDRVDLMLTQSVSGGGDGEPLKVSETILRNLRVLATDQRMDALGADGKPVVQTYSNVTIEVTPKIAEKIAVAQTIGSLSLTLRSIADNASDLDAAIAGTDIDLPDGANPNAEKKIIAKLAARPIDKGSTFSTGADVSRYQRSSVPAKPLQTAAAGAVPLSGASSGIGAGSGPVIRVARGTNVTVVPVGGK; from the coding sequence ATGGACGCCAAGAAAATCCTGTTGCTGGCGGGGGCGCTAGTCATAGCGGTCACTACAGCTCTTCTCGCGCGCAACATGCTGAGTTCGTCAGGTGCGCCACAAGCCAACGCATCGGCCATGCCGGTGGAAGCAAACCAGCCGCATGTGCTGGTCGCGACCAAGGCGCTGCCGGTAGGCACCATCCTGGACGCAGAAAGCTTCCGCTTTCAGCCCTGGCCCAAGGATCTGGTCGAGCAGGCCTATTATCTGCAAGGTCAGGCTGATCCGGCAAAGCTGGCTGGCAGCGTCGTGCGTACCGCCATCTCCGCCGGACAGCCGATGACGGTGGGTTCGGTCATCAAGCCGGGTGAGCGCGGTTTCCTCGCCGCAGCGCTCGGGCCGGGCATGCGCGCCGTCACGGTGCCGGTGTCGGCCCAGAATTCGGTCGCGGGCTTCGTCTTTCCGGGCGACCGCGTCGACCTGATGCTGACGCAGAGCGTGTCTGGCGGCGGCGACGGCGAACCGCTCAAGGTTTCCGAAACCATCCTGCGCAACCTGCGCGTACTCGCGACCGACCAGCGCATGGATGCGCTGGGCGCGGATGGCAAGCCGGTCGTGCAGACCTATTCCAACGTCACCATCGAAGTGACGCCCAAGATCGCCGAGAAGATCGCGGTGGCGCAGACCATCGGCTCGCTCTCGCTGACGCTGCGTTCGATCGCGGATAATGCGTCCGACCTTGACGCCGCCATTGCCGGGACGGACATCGACCTGCCCGACGGCGCCAATCCGAACGCGGAAAAGAAGATCATCGCCAAGCTCGCCGCTCGTCCGATCGACAAGGGCAGCACCTTTTCCACCGGCGCCGACGTGTCGCGCTACCAGCGCAGCTCCGTCCCCGCCAAGCCGCTGCAGACCGCTGCTGCAGGAGCCGTGCCTTTGAGCGGCGCTTCTTCTGGCATCGGCGCAGGCAGCGGACCAGTTATCCGCGTCGCACGCGGCACCAATGTGACCGTTGTTCCGGTCGGGGGGAAATAA
- a CDS encoding type II and III secretion system protein family protein: protein MTRFNLHTGKAAIKPLVGPAIALGLAVAMAATPTTALNAAPSSMQDNAILMSVGGSKVINLNAKMSDVVIGDPNVVDVHVRAQNQLYLIAKSAGETSVFVTATNGKVLFSGTVRVGNNLTSIDDMLKLAMPGAQIAVNKMNGMVLLTGTVAAPEDAAEAERLTQAFVGKDVTVVSRLRTATPLQVNLQVKIAEVSRDLGHQIGVNLSAIATGNGRIIDSIGRADRDFVTRGSNANGTTYTFNNPTDGTTSLGFVANLLGMDVAGALDLAESSGLATSLAQPNLTALSGETASFLAGGEYPYTVSNGTQGNSIEFKQYGVQLAFTPTVLADGRISLRVRPTVSSLDFSVNTTVPALKSRTAETTVELGSGQAFMIAGLLNNDTANSISKTPGFGEIPILGSLFKSRRFQRHETELVILVTPYLVKPMNASDARLPTDGYRNSNVGQGLLFQQGNDGVSGARAPMPRREPSGPAPTPGPQASASLPVVTARAEGKHPAKTAAAPGFSF from the coding sequence ATGACGCGTTTCAACCTTCATACGGGCAAGGCGGCGATTAAGCCGCTTGTCGGCCCCGCGATCGCGCTGGGCCTGGCGGTCGCCATGGCCGCCACGCCGACTACCGCTCTCAATGCCGCGCCTTCATCCATGCAGGATAATGCAATCCTGATGTCGGTGGGCGGCAGCAAGGTCATCAACCTCAACGCGAAAATGTCCGACGTCGTGATCGGCGACCCCAATGTGGTCGATGTCCATGTCCGCGCCCAGAACCAGCTGTACCTGATCGCCAAGTCGGCGGGTGAAACCAGCGTGTTCGTGACCGCGACCAACGGCAAGGTGCTGTTTTCCGGTACGGTACGCGTCGGCAACAACCTGACCAGCATCGACGACATGCTGAAGCTGGCGATGCCGGGCGCGCAGATCGCGGTCAACAAGATGAACGGCATGGTCCTGCTGACCGGCACCGTCGCAGCGCCCGAGGACGCCGCCGAGGCCGAGCGGCTGACCCAGGCTTTCGTCGGCAAGGATGTGACGGTGGTCAGCCGCCTGCGCACCGCGACGCCGCTTCAGGTCAACCTGCAGGTCAAGATCGCCGAAGTCAGCCGCGACCTGGGCCACCAGATCGGCGTAAACCTCTCGGCGATTGCCACTGGCAACGGCCGCATCATCGACAGCATCGGTCGCGCCGACCGCGACTTCGTCACGCGCGGTAGCAATGCGAACGGCACTACCTACACCTTCAACAATCCCACCGACGGCACCACATCGTTGGGCTTTGTCGCCAACCTGCTGGGCATGGACGTCGCCGGCGCGCTGGACCTTGCCGAATCGAGCGGTCTTGCAACCTCCCTCGCCCAGCCGAACCTGACTGCGCTGTCGGGTGAAACCGCGAGCTTCCTGGCCGGTGGCGAATATCCCTATACCGTCAGCAACGGGACGCAGGGCAACAGCATCGAGTTCAAGCAATATGGCGTGCAACTAGCCTTCACGCCCACCGTGCTGGCGGACGGCCGCATTTCGCTGCGCGTTCGCCCCACCGTGTCGAGCCTGGACTTTTCGGTCAACACAACCGTCCCCGCGCTCAAGAGCCGGACGGCCGAAACAACCGTTGAACTGGGTTCAGGCCAGGCCTTCATGATTGCGGGCCTGCTGAACAACGATACCGCCAATTCGATCAGCAAGACGCCGGGCTTCGGCGAAATCCCGATCCTGGGCAGCCTGTTCAAGTCGCGCCGTTTCCAGCGCCATGAAACCGAACTGGTCATTCTGGTCACCCCCTATCTGGTGAAGCCGATGAATGCTTCGGATGCGCGCCTGCCGACGGACGGCTACCGCAATTCCAATGTGGGTCAGGGGCTGCTGTTCCAGCAGGGTAATGACGGGGTGAGCGGCGCGCGTGCGCCGATGCCTCGCCGCGAACCCAGCGGTCCTGCTCCTACTCCCGGCCCGCAGGCATCCGCCTCGCTGCCGGTGGTGACGGCCCGCGCCGAGGGCAAGCATCCGGCCAAGACGGCCGCCGCTCCCGGCTTCAGTTTCTGA
- a CDS encoding CpaD family pilus assembly protein translates to MTSMFATNFVRIGALALLALPLAACQTDVNRGVESVHQPVVSHDAYTYDVQAGPDGGLTASEARRLDDWFASIGLGYGDQVAIVTDAYYSPTLRDGIADVVARHGMLVSEDSSAAAGMAPAGSVRLVVRRAVARVPGCPDWSDKGETNVQLGTTSNFGCGVNGNLAAMVANPDDLVRGQSSASDLRTATSNRAISTYREKAPTGSGDLKSLSGGN, encoded by the coding sequence ATGACTTCCATGTTCGCCACGAATTTCGTCCGCATCGGCGCTCTTGCCCTGCTGGCGCTGCCGCTCGCCGCCTGCCAGACCGACGTCAATCGCGGCGTCGAATCGGTGCATCAGCCGGTCGTCAGCCACGACGCCTACACCTATGATGTGCAGGCCGGGCCTGACGGCGGGCTGACCGCTTCGGAAGCGCGTCGCCTGGACGACTGGTTCGCATCCATCGGCCTTGGCTATGGCGATCAGGTCGCGATCGTGACCGACGCCTATTACAGCCCGACGCTGCGCGACGGCATCGCCGATGTGGTGGCGCGCCACGGCATGCTGGTGAGTGAAGACAGTTCGGCTGCGGCAGGCATGGCGCCCGCCGGCAGCGTCCGGCTGGTCGTCCGCCGCGCGGTCGCCCGCGTGCCCGGCTGCCCCGACTGGTCCGACAAGGGCGAAACCAATGTTCAGCTCGGCACCACGTCGAACTTCGGGTGCGGCGTCAACGGCAATCTGGCCGCGATGGTCGCCAACCCCGACGACCTGGTCCGTGGCCAGAGCAGCGCGAGCGACCTGCGCACCGCGACATCGAATCGCGCAATTTCAACCTATCGCGAAAAAGCGCCGACCGGTTCTGGAGATCTCAAATCGCTGTCGGGAGGCAATTGA
- a CDS encoding pilus assembly protein CpaE: MNAPWKPAMSGQRDPFHAFVCDDHSHDLLAMVAAEMGWAPEKVNKGGMRNAVQSLSVSASPQILFVDMSESGDPLNDINSLAEVCEPGTVVIAAGQVNDVRLYRDLLASGIQDYLLKPFGADQLRDALAQAQAVFFAPRDAAPERPHMTVAVIGTRGGVGASSIATSIGWMLSEKQKRPTALLDLDVHFGTNALAMDLEPGRGLTDAIDNPSRIDGLFIERAMVRASDTLAILSAEAPISQPMLTDGGAFYQLLEEFRAAFECSVIDLPRHMLIQHPHLMSDVNVAVVVTELTLAAARDSIRILSWLKSNAPQSRLLVVANRVHAGVPEISRKDFETSIERKVDILIPFDLRIAAQSAKLGKTLAETAKGSKVGSACATLLDAVIGAADDHEAAADGKAAKKKGDSLLGKIGDLRSLIPARKDKAKA; the protein is encoded by the coding sequence ATGAACGCACCCTGGAAACCTGCCATGTCTGGACAGCGTGACCCCTTCCACGCCTTTGTTTGCGACGATCACAGCCACGATCTGCTGGCGATGGTTGCCGCCGAAATGGGCTGGGCGCCTGAAAAGGTGAACAAGGGCGGCATGCGCAACGCCGTGCAGAGCCTGTCGGTCAGCGCATCCCCTCAAATCCTGTTTGTCGATATGTCCGAAAGCGGCGACCCGCTGAACGACATCAACAGTCTGGCGGAAGTCTGCGAACCGGGCACGGTGGTGATTGCCGCCGGGCAGGTCAATGACGTGCGCCTGTATCGCGACCTGCTGGCCAGCGGGATCCAGGACTATCTGCTCAAGCCCTTTGGCGCCGACCAGTTGCGCGACGCTTTGGCGCAGGCGCAGGCCGTGTTCTTTGCGCCACGTGACGCCGCGCCTGAACGCCCGCACATGACCGTCGCAGTCATCGGCACGCGCGGCGGTGTCGGCGCGTCGAGCATCGCGACCTCAATCGGCTGGATGCTTTCGGAAAAGCAGAAGCGGCCTACCGCGCTGCTGGACCTGGACGTCCATTTCGGCACCAATGCGCTGGCGATGGATCTGGAACCGGGCCGTGGCCTGACCGACGCGATCGACAATCCCAGCCGTATCGACGGCCTGTTCATCGAACGCGCCATGGTGCGCGCAAGCGACACATTGGCGATCCTGTCGGCCGAAGCGCCGATCAGCCAGCCGATGCTGACCGATGGCGGCGCATTCTATCAACTGCTGGAGGAATTCCGCGCGGCGTTCGAATGCAGCGTCATCGATCTGCCGCGCCACATGCTGATCCAGCATCCGCACCTGATGAGCGACGTCAATGTCGCGGTGGTCGTCACCGAACTGACGCTGGCGGCGGCGCGCGATTCGATCCGCATCCTTTCCTGGCTGAAGAGCAACGCGCCCCAGTCGCGCTTGCTGGTGGTCGCCAACCGCGTTCATGCGGGCGTGCCGGAAATCAGCCGGAAGGATTTCGAAACGTCGATCGAACGCAAGGTCGATATCCTGATCCCGTTCGACCTGAGGATTGCCGCGCAGTCCGCCAAGCTCGGCAAGACGCTGGCGGAAACAGCCAAGGGCAGCAAGGTCGGATCGGCCTGCGCAACCCTGCTCGATGCGGTGATCGGCGCGGCTGACGACCACGAAGCTGCAGCCGACGGCAAGGCAGCGAAAAAGAAGGGCGACTCCCTGCTGGGCAAGATCGGCGATCTCAGAAGCCTGATCCCGGCCCGCAAGGACAAAGCCAAGGCGTAA
- a CDS encoding type II secretion system F family protein, whose product MDGNFILLLVLLTAFTGLVAMAFAGPSADKASKRRVALIRERHSGSTDALMEARMRKVISNRQPGSEMKMLVSLVPNPENLAKRIRMTGKKWTVSQYMTACAITALTLCAVMFLRGFAPLLAIMVSLAAGLALPHMWVGRLIKKRVFQFTAKFPDALELLTRGLRSGLPITETLGVVASEVPGPVGEEFKLITERIKIGKTMDQALQETADRLGTPEFQFFVISLAIQRETGGNLAETLSNLATVLRQRAQMKLKIRAMSSESKASAYIIGALPFLVFGMICYINFQYMTPFFTSDPAGLFGMSTMQVIGLGGMCWMGIGVFIMSQMINFEI is encoded by the coding sequence ATGGACGGCAATTTCATCCTGCTGCTGGTGCTGCTGACGGCCTTCACAGGCTTGGTCGCGATGGCCTTTGCCGGGCCTTCGGCCGACAAGGCGAGCAAGCGGCGCGTCGCCCTGATCCGCGAACGTCACAGCGGTTCGACCGATGCACTGATGGAAGCGCGGATGCGCAAGGTCATTTCGAACCGGCAGCCCGGCAGCGAGATGAAGATGCTCGTGTCGCTGGTGCCCAACCCCGAAAATCTCGCCAAGCGCATCAGGATGACCGGCAAGAAATGGACGGTCAGCCAGTATATGACCGCTTGCGCCATCACCGCCCTGACGCTGTGCGCGGTGATGTTTTTGCGCGGCTTCGCTCCACTGCTGGCGATCATGGTCAGCCTGGCGGCGGGGCTGGCCCTGCCCCATATGTGGGTGGGACGCCTGATCAAGAAGCGCGTGTTTCAATTCACCGCCAAATTCCCCGACGCGCTGGAACTGCTGACGCGCGGCCTGCGCTCTGGCCTGCCCATCACCGAAACCCTCGGCGTCGTCGCGAGTGAAGTTCCGGGGCCGGTGGGCGAGGAATTCAAGCTGATCACCGAACGGATCAAGATCGGCAAGACCATGGACCAGGCGCTGCAGGAAACGGCCGATCGGCTGGGCACGCCGGAGTTCCAGTTTTTCGTCATCAGCCTGGCGATCCAGCGTGAGACCGGCGGCAACCTGGCCGAAACCCTGTCGAACCTGGCCACGGTGCTGCGCCAGCGCGCGCAGATGAAGCTGAAAATCCGGGCGATGTCGTCCGAGTCCAAGGCGTCGGCCTACATCATCGGGGCGCTGCCGTTCCTGGTCTTCGGGATGATCTGCTACATCAACTTCCAGTATATGACCCCATTCTTCACATCCGATCCGGCCGGTCTGTTCGGGATGTCGACGATGCAGGTCATCGGTCTGGGCGGCATGTGCTGGATGGGGATCGGCGTCTTCATCATGTCGCAGATGATCAACTTCGAGATCTGA
- a CDS encoding type II secretion system F family protein, translated as METAPLPAGTLFGLSATDFGTLLAAVATLAMMFVLYSVMTVRDPMAKRVKALNERREQLKAGITASTARRRAKLVKTNQATDQMRSFLSGLKVLQDDQLKEAQMKLAQAGIRSKDWAVAVIFGRMVLPILIGGTAALLLYGVGMFPEWGGAKRFMAFAGALLLSYKAPDIFIDNQVQKRSAAIRKGLPDALDLLVICAEAGLTVDAAFARVSKELGKAYPELGDEFQLTAIELSFLTERRMAFENLANRVKLDAIKGVVTTMIQTEKYGTPLASALRVLSAEFRHERMMRAEEKAARLPAIMTVPLILFILPTLFVVILGPAACSISTAF; from the coding sequence ATGGAAACCGCTCCCCTCCCCGCCGGCACGCTCTTTGGGCTGTCCGCCACCGATTTCGGCACATTGCTTGCCGCGGTTGCGACGCTGGCGATGATGTTCGTCCTCTATTCGGTCATGACCGTGCGCGACCCCATGGCCAAGCGGGTCAAGGCGCTGAATGAACGCCGCGAGCAGTTGAAGGCGGGCATCACCGCCTCCACCGCGCGCCGCCGCGCCAAGCTGGTCAAGACGAACCAGGCGACCGACCAGATGCGGTCGTTCCTGTCGGGTCTCAAGGTGCTTCAGGACGATCAGCTTAAAGAGGCGCAGATGAAGCTGGCGCAGGCCGGCATCCGGTCGAAGGACTGGGCGGTCGCGGTCATCTTTGGTCGCATGGTGCTGCCGATTTTGATCGGCGGAACGGCGGCTCTGCTGCTTTATGGCGTTGGGATGTTCCCCGAGTGGGGCGGAGCCAAGCGTTTCATGGCGTTCGCCGGTGCGTTGCTGCTGTCCTACAAGGCGCCCGACATCTTCATCGACAATCAGGTGCAGAAGCGTTCCGCCGCGATTCGCAAAGGCTTGCCCGATGCGCTCGACCTGCTTGTCATCTGCGCAGAGGCGGGCTTGACGGTCGATGCCGCCTTCGCCCGCGTGTCCAAGGAATTGGGCAAGGCCTATCCGGAACTGGGCGACGAATTTCAGCTCACAGCGATCGAACTCAGCTTCCTGACCGAACGGCGCATGGCCTTTGAAAACCTGGCGAACCGCGTGAAGCTGGACGCGATCAAGGGCGTGGTGACGACCATGATCCAGACGGAAAAATATGGCACGCCGCTCGCCTCGGCCCTGCGCGTGCTATCCGCCGAATTCCGCCATGAACGCATGATGCGCGCCGAGGAAAAAGCCGCACGCCTGCCCGCGATCATGACGGTGCCGCTCATCCTCTTCATCCTGCCGACGCTGTTCGTCGTGATCCTTGGCCCTGCGGCCTGCTCGATCAGCACTGCATTCTGA
- a CDS encoding aspartate/glutamate racemase family protein, whose product MQKLGLIGGLSWTSTGRYYQIINQAVHRAKGGQHSAPLLIESLDFADIGRSTTDEEWVHAAQVLTASARRLEQAGAKALLICANSMHRVYDEVQAGVDVPIVHIADAVGRKMKADGVEKAALIGTRNVMTEKFYRQRLVGHGISLLPPDLELAERIDRIVYEELTIGKVSRESERYMRSELTDIAKENVQAAILACTELEMIVDVKANVLPIYDGTAIHARAGVDVILGD is encoded by the coding sequence ATGCAGAAGCTCGGTTTGATCGGCGGTCTCAGTTGGACGTCCACGGGACGCTATTACCAGATCATCAACCAGGCGGTTCACCGCGCGAAGGGCGGCCAGCACAGCGCCCCGCTGTTGATCGAGAGCCTGGACTTCGCCGACATCGGCCGCTCAACCACTGACGAGGAATGGGTCCATGCCGCGCAGGTGCTGACGGCGTCGGCTCGCCGATTGGAGCAGGCAGGGGCGAAAGCGCTGCTGATCTGCGCCAACAGCATGCACCGCGTCTATGACGAAGTGCAGGCGGGGGTGGATGTGCCCATCGTCCACATCGCCGACGCGGTCGGCCGCAAGATGAAGGCGGACGGTGTGGAAAAGGCGGCGCTTATCGGCACCCGCAACGTCATGACCGAAAAATTCTACCGCCAGCGGTTGGTGGGACATGGGATATCCCTGCTGCCGCCGGACCTCGAACTGGCCGAGCGGATTGATCGCATCGTTTATGAAGAACTGACCATCGGCAAGGTCAGCCGGGAGTCCGAACGCTATATGCGTTCCGAACTGACCGACATCGCCAAGGAAAATGTGCAGGCGGCGATCCTGGCCTGCACGGAGCTGGAGATGATCGTCGATGTAAAGGCGAATGTCTTGCCTATCTACGATGGCACCGCCATCCATGCCCGGGCCGGGGTGGATGTGATCCTTGGCGACTGA